A single genomic interval of Spirosoma linguale DSM 74 harbors:
- a CDS encoding glucosamine-6-phosphate isomerase (TIGRFAM: glucosamine-6-phosphate isomerase~PFAM: glucosamine/galactosamine-6-phosphate isomerase; LmbE family protein~KEGG: glucosamine-6-phosphate isomerase family protein) — protein MITESILLDNPDGQIPGAAANGGPIQSAITYEKIPTHIYADAKDASRAVAQEIAELVRQKQREGKPCVLGLATGSSPKTVYAELIRMHREEGLSFKNVVSFNLDEYYPMEPDSLQSYWRFMREQLFDHVDIEQGNYHVPDGTLQTDKVGEFSKQYEAAIEAAGGLDFQLLGIGGNGHIGFNEPGSLINSHTRLMMLDNSTRAAASVDFGGLPKTPRKAITMGVASILSARRVVLLAWGERKAPVIRGAVEGLVTELNPASYLQTHPNALFVIDTAAASELTRMKTPWLVDSVEWDNKMKKKAVTYLSLTLGKPILKLTDRDYNDNGMSDLLAQYGQSYDINIDVFNQLQHTITGWPGGKPNADDTNRPERALPAKKRCLIFSPHPDDDIISMGGTFQRLRDQGHEVHVGYQTSGNIAVADDEALRFADYVVDFNSKFGIDSPVATRIFQDAAQSLREKKDSEMDTAEVRYVKGLIRMGEAKSTCRFVGIPVENAHFMNMPFYETGTVAKKPLSEEDIKITMALIEEIKPHQIYAAGDLADPHGTHKVCLDAILESVRRLKHKNFMKDCWVWLYRGAWAEWDIHEIEMAVPMSPDQVMKKRLGIFKHQSQKDGVVYQGTDSREFWQRAEERNGATAGLYNKLGLAEYEAMEAFVRWRF, from the coding sequence ATGATTACGGAGTCTATACTACTCGACAACCCAGACGGGCAAATTCCGGGTGCAGCAGCCAACGGTGGACCAATTCAGTCGGCCATTACTTACGAGAAAATTCCAACCCACATTTATGCCGATGCCAAAGATGCATCGCGGGCGGTGGCTCAGGAAATTGCGGAGTTGGTCCGTCAAAAACAACGTGAAGGAAAACCCTGCGTGTTGGGACTGGCAACCGGCTCTTCGCCCAAAACGGTTTATGCTGAACTTATTCGGATGCACCGCGAAGAGGGGTTGAGCTTCAAAAACGTCGTTTCCTTCAACCTGGATGAATATTACCCCATGGAGCCTGACTCATTACAGAGTTACTGGCGATTCATGCGGGAGCAACTGTTCGACCATGTGGATATTGAGCAGGGAAATTATCACGTTCCCGACGGTACGCTTCAGACCGATAAAGTAGGTGAGTTTTCGAAGCAATACGAAGCGGCTATCGAGGCTGCTGGCGGGCTGGATTTTCAGCTGCTGGGTATTGGCGGTAACGGGCACATTGGGTTCAACGAACCGGGTTCGCTCATTAACTCGCATACCCGCCTGATGATGCTCGACAACTCGACAAGGGCAGCCGCATCGGTCGATTTCGGTGGACTCCCCAAGACGCCCCGCAAGGCGATCACAATGGGGGTTGCGAGTATTTTGAGTGCCCGCCGGGTGGTGTTGCTTGCCTGGGGTGAACGTAAAGCACCCGTTATCCGGGGGGCCGTTGAAGGACTGGTAACGGAACTGAATCCGGCATCGTACCTGCAAACGCATCCGAACGCACTCTTCGTTATCGACACAGCCGCAGCCTCTGAGTTGACCCGCATGAAAACACCCTGGCTGGTGGATTCGGTTGAGTGGGACAACAAGATGAAGAAGAAAGCCGTCACGTATCTGTCGCTGACGCTCGGGAAGCCTATTCTTAAACTAACCGACCGCGACTACAACGATAACGGGATGAGCGATCTGCTGGCTCAATATGGCCAGTCATACGACATTAATATCGACGTTTTCAACCAGCTTCAGCATACCATTACGGGCTGGCCGGGCGGAAAACCAAATGCCGACGATACCAATCGGCCCGAACGGGCGCTGCCTGCTAAAAAACGCTGCCTGATTTTCAGTCCGCACCCCGACGACGATATTATCTCAATGGGTGGTACGTTCCAGCGCCTGCGCGATCAGGGGCATGAAGTACACGTAGGGTACCAAACGTCGGGCAACATTGCCGTGGCCGATGATGAAGCCCTACGCTTTGCCGATTACGTGGTTGATTTCAACTCGAAATTTGGCATCGACAGCCCCGTAGCTACCCGGATTTTCCAGGATGCGGCTCAATCCCTGCGGGAGAAAAAAGATTCCGAAATGGATACCGCCGAAGTGCGTTATGTGAAGGGCCTGATTCGGATGGGCGAAGCTAAATCGACCTGCCGCTTCGTCGGAATTCCGGTTGAGAATGCACACTTCATGAACATGCCGTTCTACGAAACCGGCACCGTGGCGAAAAAGCCCCTGAGTGAAGAAGATATCAAAATCACGATGGCCCTGATCGAAGAGATCAAGCCTCACCAAATCTACGCTGCCGGTGACCTCGCCGATCCGCACGGTACGCACAAGGTTTGTCTGGATGCCATTCTGGAATCAGTGCGTCGCTTGAAGCATAAGAACTTTATGAAGGACTGCTGGGTATGGTTATACCGCGGTGCCTGGGCCGAGTGGGATATTCACGAAATTGAAATGGCCGTTCCGATGTCGCCCGATCAGGTGATGAAAAAACGGTTGGGTATTTTCAAACACCAGTCGCAGAAAGACGGTGTCGTGTACCAGGGTACCGACTCCCGCGAGTTCTGGCAACGGGCCGAAGAGCGTAACGGAGCTACAGCGGGCTTGTACAACAAGCTCGGCCTGGCCGAATACGAAGCTATGGAAGCCTTTGTTCGCTGGCGCTTCTAG